tccatagagatgGAGAGCAGACTAACGGCTGCCATGACTAGGGGCAGAATGGAGTGGGGAGGGACTGTTCATAGGTATGGGTTTCTTTTTTGGGTGACGAAATACTCTGAAATTAGTGGCAACAGTTACACAACTCATCATACACTAACACCATGAATCATATACTTCAGAAGGGTGAAttttgtggtatgtgaattacttactaactttaaaagattttataatcttttcttagatcaatttcttttattgatttgagagagaggaagggagggagggaggaagagagagagaaacaaacatacaccgatttgttgctccacttacttaCGCACTCACTGGtggattctcatatgtgccctgaagGGAATCAAAACCGCAGCCTTGGCGAATGGGGACGATGCTCTGACCCACTgagtacccagccagggcctatatatcaatttcttaaaaaggaaTGGCTTCATGTTTTCACTGGGAAAACAAATGTgctttttttccaattttgaaACCAGAAGTTAGAAACTTACAGCCCACAACATAATTACCTGAACAAGAACGAAGATGTCAATAACGTGGGAGTGTCCAAGGTTGTCGATGTAAGTCTGCAGGTACAAGTCGGACAATGCCACCACTCGGACCAGAAACACGGTGCTCACAACAGCCACGGCAGCCGCCGACGCGGTCAGCGTCAGGAGGTAGATGAGGAAGTACCTGGCATTCCAGGCCCCAATGCAGTTGTTCACCCAAACACAGTGATGGTCAAAGCGGTGCACACACCGGTTACACACTCCTGCACGGCAACAGACAGCCACAACCCCGAGTTGGTCCTCAACGAGACAATGACGCCATGCACACCTACCAACTCTCCTACAAACAGACAGCTGGCAGAatgagccgggggggggggggggggggcgggggggggggggaatggcaGCTGCTGCCACCACGCTTTTAGGACCCCAGTGGCCAATACAGCAGCCACTAGCCCAGCCTCCTGTGGCTAATGAGCACTTGATATGAGGCTACGAGAAACACCTGAGGGAATACTTCGTTGATGTTCATAAAATACTCCTGCTGAGTTCAATGTGAATAATACAGAGATGAAAAGAGTTAGTGAATTTACGTAACTTAGGCAGTTTCAAACGAATGCTTCTGCTTTAAAGGCAAAGCAATTCTTCTGATAAAGATAAACCATTGTGTCAATGTAGATGTGGACACTTTGGTACTGGTTCAGTTAATGAAGAACTGTTAAGACTGGAATAGCTTGGGTAAGTGACTCTGCTCTTCCAACAGCAAACTTTATGATGACTAAATACAGACCCCAGATTTCCAATGAAAATTTAGTGTCTGGATGAGAGGTGCTGAAACCTCTCTCTGAATCTACATCAAAAACTTAgtacaaaaacaagaaatataaactatcctataaatgctttttaaaatattgattacattgcaaaatagtattttaaaagatctcattcatttattttcagagagcagaagggagggagaaagagagggaaagaaacatcaatgtgtgattgcttcttgcgagccccctactggggacctggcatgcaactgaggcatgtgccctgacagggaattgaactggcaacccctagcttcgcaggctggccctcaaaccactgagccacaccagccagggcaaaatagtATTTTAGATATGTTAGGTTGAATAAATtatatgattaaaattaatttcacctaattctttttacttttgtaatgtggctactagaaaatttaaagtcATGTATGTGGCCCAAATTGTATTTTTGTTGGACAGCACTAGTCGAGCATGTTGGTAACTCCCCAGAACAAGCTCGGCCCGACGGGAATCTGCCAGCACCACATCCTGCAGAAACATCCCTTGGGTGGATGCTCAGCCACGTGGCCAAGGAAGGGCTCTCATGCCCAGCACAGATGGTCGACCCGCCCACTAGGCAAGAACACAAGACCTCACCTCCAGTCATCTGGAAGAGACCAGCGTCGGGCCTCTGCCAGCAGGGGCTGCCCCATGTCCAGGAGTCAGATGGCCCTGCTTTCCACATCTGTGACGCGCCCTTGCAGACGATGCCCACGTGTCTGCTGGGGAAGGTGGAGCTGCGGCAGCCAGGGCCACACTTACCGCAGTGCTTGGACCGTGCTGGCTTCCGTAGATCACAAGTGGAGCACCTCACGTTCTTCGGGAACGTGACTTCATCAAATTCATAAACTTGAAGCAGTGATAATTCGTTTGCTTTTGTTATGGtacctgaaaaaagaaagaacaaaggtcAGTTTAAAGGAATACAAGATATTCACAAAATCTGTCCTGACACAGCACAATTAAACAttgctatttttaatgttttgattcattttataatttttcacagCTTTAATGAAATGCAATTCAAAAAACCAATTCACCCACTCACACTGCACCATTCGGTGGTTTCAGTACATCACAGAGTTGTGAAACATGGCCACAATTTTAGAACACCTTCATCACTGCAAAAAAAGAAGTCCTGTCGCAGTCAGCGCCCATTGTCTCTACGCCCTAACCTCTGGTGGCCACTAATCAATACACCTGTGTGCATGGATTCGCCTTTTCTGGATGCTTTGCATAAACAGAATCACACAATCTGTGGCCGCTGGTATCTGGCTTTTCACTAACATAGTATTTTcgaggttcatctgtgttgtagccGGTGTATAagtacttcattccttcttatCGCACTGCATAGGCATACCACAGTCTATTTCACTATTCATCAGCCGGTGGCCATTTAACACTTCAAGGACAGGAAAGGTTAAAATCAcaagaatggggaaaaaacaagcaaatatcaATCAAAAGAAAGACAgtataataatgttaatattagACAAAAGACACTTGAAAGCAATTACCAGTGACAGAGGctcattatattttgaaaaaggtTTCAAGGAAAAGATAATACTAATTCCAAACTTAATACATCTACTAAGAATTACATGTGTGTATAActaatacacatgcacacactcagaCACTAGGTTCAAAACATGTGAAGCAAAAAAGTATGAAAAGAAACCTCTCAAATCTATTATCAGAATGAGATAACACCTCTCCACATAAGAATTAGTGTGACTATAAAAGATATGAACATAAGTAACAAACTTGATGTAATGAACTTGTATTGTTCTCTATATCCAGGAACATGGGCCATTTACAAAAACTACATGCCCAGGCACAGTGCAAATATCAATACAATTTTCAAAAGAGATACTATACCTCAgaccaggctggtgtggctcagtggattgagcactggcctgtgaacaagagggtcgccggtttgattcccagtcagggcacatgcctggttgctggccaggtccccaagagagggcgtgccagaggcaaccacacattgatgtttctctccctctctttctccctcccttcccctctgtctaaaataaataaataaaatcttaaaaaaaaaaaaaaaaagctctctaTAAAACACAATTATGTGGAAgtatcaaaaaattaaactagccctggtcagtgtggcccAATTGAGTAGAGCACTATCCTGTAAACTGAAATGTcataggttcagtccctggtcagagtgcatataggaggcaatcaatcggtgtttctctctctcccttcccatctctctaaaaatcaagcagcatgtcctcgggtgaggacaaaaaataaaataaataaaaatagaaaattaactaAAAAACTTATAcggaaaattttcaaaatgctcTAAATGACCCATGGGtcaaataaggaagaaaaaataaaattagaaaacattcaaAACGGAAAGATTATGCAAACGCTAAATAACAAATCTTTTGCAAAGTCCTTCCCGGGACCACTGCGTGTTTGCAGCACTATTAGTAAGACGGACAGCTGAGCTGGCTCTACCTAGAGCCTCTACGTACCAGGGTCGGTCACAGAACTTAGGGTGAAAAACGCCAAGTTTACAATCAGCAGCAGGTAGGGCAGAAGAAGGTAACACAAGGAGAAGTCCAGGTCTCGGCAGTAGCCAAATATCTCCCAGGTGTACTCAGTATAAACCATCCATTGCAAGATGAGGTGCAAGATAATGAAGGTGtagtttctgaaaagaaataggCACATGGCTTTTTCCTGGGGACTCCTCCAAGAAGAAACCATGCTGTACCAGGGAAAGTTGACCAAGGGCCAAATACTTCCTTCGGGCTGGAGCTAACAGTAAGAATTACATGAGAAACTATGTAAAACATTTGGCATAGTGCCTAACACATAGTAAGTAAGTTCTCAATGAATGTCATCTATTATTACTATCAGCTGTCTTGGGAATTGAGAACTCAATATCTGAATATACTTCTTTTTATGGAAATACATATCAATATTTTCCCACTCTTTAAATACTTCTGTTTGAAAGCAGACACGTCCAAGCcccagagagaaaaggcagattATCTATGAGTACAGGCCCTGAGCCCAGGACTCTCCCTCCTTGGCAGCATCCCTCTCCGTGCCACACTGGAAACCAGGAGGAGCTTCCTGAAGCTAGAGAATAGCAacaattaacaagcaaaacagaaaggaagatacTATTTAAACTCAAATATAAATACCGTGTGTGAAAGAGGTAATGGAGCAAACTTAGCATCGCTCTCTGAAGGCATTCTGGAATTATATAGgaaaatatctaaaacaaaagaaaagagaaacattcaatttcatttttcattctccccacttccccccagcTCCCGCCAAATTAGATTCTTTATGTTCAACTGCAGTACTGGCGATATTGTGCTCCTGCATATGGGCAGAGAAGAGATTTAAGAGCATAAAGAGCTTGGCTTCCCTAGGCTGGCCTTCCTTTGAAGCCAACTCCTCCATTGTCCGCCCTGATCTCCAAGAAGGTGCAATGTCAGGGTCTTCAAGTCaagggaggggagcagagcagaggatGGGTAATGCTAAGGTGAATGCCACTCCTTTCCCTGCCCTGGGTTCCATCCCACGTTCCGGAGTCCACCTCCAGATCACTGGCCATTAGGCCAGGTCCCTCCCAAGTCAAGCCCTTCCCAAGGACTGCTCACCCCAGTTATGCTCCCTTTGAACCCTGAAGAAGTGTGGGCAGCCCAATGCTCAGCTTTCTGCTCCTGTATGCCCCAGTTTCACCCATCAGGCCCCTCCAAGCAGACACTGCTCACATCCATGCCCAATTACAGGCATCAAATCCAGAGAAAAACAGCCAACCTTAACAATACtaccttctgccctggctggtgtggctcagtggattgagcaccggcctgtgaaccaaagggttgccagtttgattccaggtcagggcacacgcctgggctgtgggccaggtccccagtgcgggggtgtgagaggcaaccacacagtgatgtttctctccctctttttccctccctcaccctctctctaaaagtaaataaaatcttcaattaaaaaacaaaacaagaagaatGCTACCTTCTCTCAAAGCATCGATACAAGATTACTTTAAACAATAAGGGAAAAACACATTAAGACTTTGGAATACAAAGACAACtgccacaaatgaaagaacaagtgaacACACGAATAAGAAAGAGCATCTCCTTTCTGCTCCGTCAGGAACACCGCAGAGCCTTGGAACGGGGGACCTTTACAACCCGGTGGTCTCCAAGCAGCACCGTTACCTGTGTGCCTCCCCTGGCCAGGCCGGTCAGGGACCTGGTCCTCCAGCAGACGCAGGTCGCGGCGCCACCGACCAGCACTACAGCCGAGTAGAA
This portion of the Desmodus rotundus isolate HL8 unplaced genomic scaffold, HLdesRot8A.1 manual_scaffold_403, whole genome shotgun sequence genome encodes:
- the ZDHHC4 gene encoding palmitoyltransferase ZDHHC4, whose amino-acid sequence is MDFLVLLLFYSAVVLVGGAATCVCWRTRSLTGLARGGTQIFSYIIPECLQRAMLSLLHYLFHTRNYTFIILHLILQWMVYTEYTWEIFGYCRDLDFSLCYLLLPYLLLIVNLAFFTLSSVTDPGTITKANELSLLQVYEFDEVTFPKNVRCSTCDLRKPARSKHCGVCNRCVHRFDHHCVWVNNCIGAWNARYFLIYLLTLTASAAAVAVVSTVFLVRVVALSDLYLQTYIDNLGHSHVIDIFVLVQYLFLTFPRIVFLLGFVVMLSFLLGGFLCFVLYLAATNQTMNEWYRGDRAWYQHCSQVAGAPSAESQVYRNIHSHGLWSNLGEIFLPAAAHYEKKRT